The Festucalex cinctus isolate MCC-2025b chromosome 12, RoL_Fcin_1.0, whole genome shotgun sequence genome segment AGTATGCCTCTTTGTGCAAAAGTCACCTTGATGAACTGTCATAAAACTTCCTTTGAAAAATCATTTATTTCGCTGTCTTTATTCTGCACTTAAAACGAAACTATCCACTGtgaataattgaaattgaagcTATTACCTTATACTGTATCACCTGAGTGCTGTTAAATGAGAACATTGTTATAGCACTTGGGATTTAGATAAATTATCTTCATAAGAATTAAAATATGTAATGAAATCTAAAACATCTGCTACATACTCCAAACAGTAGCTGCATTATAACAGTGGAAAGTCCTTCCTATGTATGGCCCcattattagcattagcagtaTACAGCAATTGCTTCATCTGCGGGCTATTGTATACAAAGCACGTAAGACATGACGCTATGGCACATTGTGAGTAATACCCTGATAACTACAATTGTGGCATCGCCTTCTAGGCTGTCACATTCTGAAGAGCAGACAATGTGTTGATGCTTGAGGATCACTATTGCCTTCTAGCCCTTAACGCTGAATGTAAGAattgtaaatatacatttcctGAAATGTTCATAACTCTGTGTGGAGGAGCATTCAAGTCGCATTCGAGTTGTGAGCTTAATACAAAAAATGCAAAGCAACACATTTTTATGACCTatactttaaataaatgtttcgtAAAAGAGAAAAGTACGCCACTATATGCTCACTGTATATGGCTCCTCTCCTTAAAGGAATTTGCCAAGCGATAGCTATGTTATTACAAAGCAATGGAACGTTCCAACCAAAAAGTGCCTCAAAAGtcctaagaaaaaaataaaataaaaatttgggaGTTTAAAGCATCAAACGAGACGTCAGCAAATCTGTTTAGCTTTTTGCTAAGTAGTCTATGAGCAATGCAATTAATTAAACACTAAATACGCAATATACTTGTTTACATATATAGCATGTAGCATggcacatttccattttgtgtacTAGAATCCTATATTCGACAATCAGCCATGTTGAGCGTACGTTTTTGCTTTTCGTGAATACAAAAAAGGTTTATAATTGCCAATTaattccacaagatggcggcaaagcctTATTTAATTACTTAAAAAGCAATTCAGAACTGCAAACATTACGGTCCCTCTCCCTTATCTTCAAATGGTAAATAGTTTTAATTTATCTTAGTTGTATTATTCAATATTTACTTACATTATATCTTGTTAttggttttaaaattaaaatagcacaatcgattCTGTGACCCTCGTCGATTTCTTTAGCAACGAAAGTGTTTTTCCCACAGGAAATAGTAAACATTCTGTTCCAGGGTCAAATTGTGACACCATAAAACCTTTTCAAATTCtcattttgtgcaattttagaTGCAGAGATTTCACAAAAGTCCCTTTACGATAAACCCTACAGAGCATTTATACAAAGTGTGGTTTATGTGACCTATTGGAAGCTGCTGCTAAATGAATAATAAGATGAACGCTCAGTCTTGCTTGAGTCCCTCCTCAGAGCACATCTGGGCTGTGTGCACAGGCACAACGAGCCCCAGCGCCCAGTTGGTGCCAAACACATCCATGAGGTTGCTTTTCCAGGGGCTGCGGTTCTCCACGGGCTGCCCCCTCTGCATCTGACACCAGGTTTGGCCCCGGGCCACCAGCAGCACCTGCTGGCAACAGAAGCCTGCGCAAACCAGCCCGATGCCCAGCCACACATACAGCATCAGCACCAGGAACAGCTGCAGGCCGGAGATTGTTCCTGGATTGAGGGTTACGGATTCCATCATAAATCATCGTGGAGTTGATTTTGCTTcgattttgtaaaaatagaaaactcACCTGTGAAGAAGTAACCAGTGGAGAGGGGCAGAAGGGTCAGGAAGGTCAGCGGGTTCTCAAAAGAGATGGAATACTCCACTGTGAGGAAGGCCACACCGAGAACCAACGAATACAAACAAGTGCACGAGGTATAGATGCAAAACATGATGAAGTAGCGCATGTTTTTGTTGCCGATACAATTCCCCGTGAAGAAGCAGTGGTGATCCCGTTTGAGTATCACTTTCTTGCACAGTTTGCAGAAGTGGCGGCCATTCAGCAGGTAGTGCGCGTCCACTTTGTCCGAGCAGTGCGGCGAACACACCGGGACCGCCGTCTCGCCGGCGCTAGCTGCCGGGTACAGGATAGTCATCGTGTAATTCCCGAGGGCGTTGAACATCA includes the following:
- the zdhhc22 gene encoding palmitoyltransferase ZDHHC22; translated protein: MFTRMLKLRLLNAVAPAYFFTATVVTFILHFGFFMPTIFPSPETSPGGSTTLHTVIFLFLMFNALGNYTMTILYPAASAGETAVPVCSPHCSDKVDAHYLLNGRHFCKLCKKVILKRDHHCFFTGNCIGNKNMRYFIMFCIYTSCTCLYSLVLGVAFLTVEYSISFENPLTFLTLLPLSTGYFFTGTISGLQLFLVLMLYVWLGIGLVCAGFCCQQVLLVARGQTWCQMQRGQPVENRSPWKSNLMDVFGTNWALGLVVPVHTAQMCSEEGLKQD